In Corythoichthys intestinalis isolate RoL2023-P3 chromosome 4, ASM3026506v1, whole genome shotgun sequence, a genomic segment contains:
- the si:dkey-262k9.2 gene encoding uncharacterized protein si:dkey-262k9.2, with protein sequence MHFIQITLASLLQHWKMMRLLLVCLLLPTATVFSEEFEGSTFEGFDDEDALEENVIEGVLDTDDSEMIIDKSKGPNDKTDQFTLIVIIGTVSVLTVSVTAIVAVMLVRRQMHKQQQGIYSVPTEQDQKGAV encoded by the exons ATGCACTTCATTCAGATAACTTTGGCGTCTCTTTTG CAGCATTGGAAGATGATGCGATTGTTGCTCGTGTGTCTGCTGCTACCAACCGCTACTG ttttttcagAAGAGTTTGAAGGATCAACTTTTGAAG GCTTCGATGATGAGGATGCGTTAGAGGAAAATG TGATTGAAGGGGTTCTGGACACCGATGACTCAGAAATGATTATTGATAAAAGCAAAGGTCCAAATGACAAAACCG ATCAGTTCACTCTGATTGTCATCATTGGAACCGTGAGTGTGTTGACCGTCTCAGTTACAGCCATAGTTG CTGTAATGTTGGTAAGACGCCAAATGCACAAACAACAGCAAGG GATATACTCTGTACCTACAGAGCAGGACCAGAAAGGGGCAGTCTAG